A genome region from Marasmius oreades isolate 03SP1 chromosome 5, whole genome shotgun sequence includes the following:
- a CDS encoding uncharacterized protein (BUSCO:EOG09260FKU), with protein sequence MSTDALRSQVASKWQSSFLRINRNEPGITGLLSFSQAWDVATEFVRPKDLNVEKPKTYDMNVVRAAYELVNTSRRLPVLLETFLDQVHQKFYLIIDEIEQFILKYEQTSDPQVISKLVSRMLLWYKTWMPAEELGPTISSAYTLTFQTRVFSALDSSFVQGFKTLCASTLPPSDPNAKTPAPDSALWEAFETLGLLDRYESIIASVGYEHIEAHVLANCAGQWAEPMIEGLRTWMSVKIVPWMLLMYARGATNTDDARAMLQNVGSRFDFHMAKTLCDLRAREIFDIIIDFPESTGALQDLKECLQRVDQRAALVQALRKGNRKRLLHPGADTRLILTQYVATIKCLRIVDPPGVLLFKVADPIRRYLRERPDTIRCIVSNLVGDDDSGDSLVDESEPIQPLQQPELEDYTDPHWEPEPIDAGLAFRTNKPSDVISTLVSIYDSKDLFVKELQVLLAQRLLAITDDNSEKIEKERRNIEILKIRFGEAALQVCEVMLKDMTDSKRIDGHVQSQKSSIVHPTIISKHFWPLLETSDIIMPGQFQALQKEYAREFSTFKPDKKLRWLPHLGTVHLELQLEDRTVQADVPPLEAAFIELFSEKNVLKIEELIEGVGSVDRAAAVKALLTWVDMGVLKEDGEGMFRLLEVAEEPSSGARETARSITAAPELLPITSVQQQQAEQMKVYWKFIEGMLTNLGSLPLDRIQTMLRFAPGYDQTIEQLGTFMEAARREGLVNVKDGVWKLTQNA encoded by the exons ATGAGCACTGACGCCTTGCGCTCGCAAGTCGCGTCAAAATGGCAAAGCTCGTTTCTACGCATCAATCGTAACGAACCTGGAATAACCGGTCTTCTGTCTTTCAGTCAA GCATGGGATGTTGCCACTGAGTTTGTGCGGCCGAAAGATTTGAACGTTGAAAAACCAAAGACCTATG ATATGAATGTTGTTAGGGCTGCGTACGAATTGGTGAACACAAGTCGCAGATTACCTGTGCTGTTGGAGACTTTTCTCG ATCAAGTACACCAAAAATTCTATCTCATTATTGATGAGATCGAGCAATTCATCTTAAAGTACGAG CAAACCTCAGACCCTCAAGTAATATCCAAACTCGTGTCCCGAATGCTGTTATGGTACAAAACCTGGATGCCGGCTGAAGA ATTAGGACCTACGATCTCCTCAGCTTACACTCTCACGTTTCAAACGCGTGTCTTCTCTGCCCTCGATTCCTCGTTCGTCCAAGGATTTAAGACCCTTTGcgcttctactcttcccCCTTCTGATCCGAACGCGAAAACACCAGCACCGGATTCGGCCCTATGGGAGGCTTTCGAGACATTGGGTCTGTTGGACAGATACGAAAGTATCATCGCAAGTGTAGGATATGAACACATTGAAGCTCATGTCTTGGCTAATTGTGCTGGCCAGTGGGCTGAGCCGATGATAGAGGGCTTACGGACGTGGATGTCAGTCAAGATTGTTCCCTGGATGTTGTTGATGTATGCGAGAGGAGCAACGAACA CCGACGATGCCCGTGCTATGCTTCAGAATGTAGGCTCAAGGTTCGATTTCCACATGGCCAAGACTCTGTGCGACTTGCG GGCACGGGAAATATTTGACATCATCATCGATTTCCCAGAGTCCACTGGCGCCTTACAGGACCTGAAG GAATGCTTGCAGCGAGTGGATCAACGCGCTGCTCTCGTTCAAGCGTTGAGGAAAGG AAACCGAAAACGATTACTACATCCTGGAGCGGACACGCGGTTAATCCTTACTCAATACGTTGCTACGATTAAGTGCCTCCGTATCGTCGATCCTCCGGGCGTGCTTCTTTTCAAAGTCGCCGACCCGATCAGGCGTTACCTTCG AGAGCGCCCGGACACTATTCGTTGCATAGTGTCAAATTTAGTTGGGGATGATGACAGTGGTGACTCTCTTGTGGATGAGAGCGAACCCATTCAACCTCTGCAACAACCCGAGCTCGAAGACTATACGGATCCGCATTGGGAGCCAGAACCGATTGACGCTGGTCTAG CTTTCCGAACCAATAAACCCAGCGACGTCATCAGTACTTTGGTTAGCATCTACGACTCCAAGGATCTCTTTGTGAAGGAACTTCAAGTGTTACTTGCACAACGGCTGTTAGCTATCACAGATGACAACTCGGAGAAGATAGAAAAGGAG CGTCGAAACATCGAGATCCTCAAAATTCGTTTTGGAGAGGCTGCATTGCAAGTATGCGAAGTGATGTTGAAAGACATGACGGACTCAAAGCGAATAGATGGCCATGTGCAATCGCAAAAATCG TCCATCGTCCATCCCACTATCATATCAAAACACTTCTGGCCTCTCTTGGAGACTAGCGATATCATCATGCCCGGGCAATTCCAAGC ATTACAGAAAGAGTACGCCAGAGAGTTCTCGACATTCAAACCAGACAAGAAACTGCGGTGGTTGCCACACCTGGGCACCGTACATCTAGAGCTACAATTGGAGGATCGGACTGTGCAGGCTGACGTTCCTCCGCTAGAAGCTGCTTTCATTGAACTGTTCTCGGAGAAAA ATGTGttgaaaatcgaagaattgATTGAAGGCGTTGGGTCTGTTGACCGAGCGGCTGCAGTTAAGGCACTGTTGACGTGGGTGGATATGGGTGTTTTAAAGGAAGACGGCGAAGGCATGTTCAGACTTCTTGAAGTTGCTGAAGAACCTAGCTCAGGTGCGAGGGAAACGGCGAGATCCA TCACAGCAGCTCCGGAGTTACTGCCGATAACAAGCGTACAGCAGCAGCAAGCCGAGCAGATGAAAGTGTACTGGAAG TTCATCGAAGGGATGCTTACGAATTTGGGATCACTACCGTTGGACCGTATACAGACTATGTTGCGGTTTGCTCCAGGATACGATCAGACTATAGAACAACTTGGTACTTTTATGGAAGCGGCAAGGCGTGAGGGACTGGTGAACGTTAAAGACGGTGTATGGAAGTTGACGCAGAACGCATAG